A single genomic interval of Gouania willdenowi chromosome 10, fGouWil2.1, whole genome shotgun sequence harbors:
- the rab11fip5b gene encoding rab11 family-interacting protein 5 isoform X3, which translates to MTLTADFHCENMMSLIDLDDDQRWVPTHVNVTVLRARGLRTKGKHGSRYLYTIVQVGKDKYTTGLVEKAEVPEWNEECCFELLPGILEVEAAARSSFPPGSGDLVLTVMHRVLIGLDVFLGQTIIPLDKLFQDGLCPRDEWFKLNSKAGRKEKERGELQVTVQFTRNNMTASMFDLTMKDKPRSAFGKLKDRVTGKRRGDMESSSAIVPGRYAALSASPGPFGEEFGGDVMLPDVGTSEEKRNKMKDFFTGRLRKSSDTRSCSSLASESSVSSITSEKFSPPPILMSDPPSSPIYTTKVRVDSLYGETDLAKKVLTSQHTTKVLTHKRAFSDEASKITTALPRANPTLESIKGQVMTQSKSSLCINGNHVYESEPSTPKSSGALPSKLVLLEKCSPLSRSLQNLTKKSEDKGSFAEGRHWSFDKTKKEETQDEKEAQMPSHPTHEVELEDRTVQSAMPITSSAAGSPEKGRKLRKTLFSSGRSESLPARSDLNQTGSTTEGRLRGWFGTGDSQNKPRSHPVKPLTSSPTEKKESRSVLEKLRSTIHPGRSAHQASAEPEKRQEVTVDNSAQYQHLTNMELISLLLQQEMDMQKQQAASERQDEKLEKCEAELKKVKAQVRDMEDYIDNLLLRIMEQTPTLLQVRSRHK; encoded by the exons aTGACTCTCACCGCTGACTTTCATTGTGAAAACATGATGTCCCTGATAGACCTGGATGATGACCAGCGATGGGTTCCGACCCATGTGAACGTCACTGTGCTCCGAGCCAGAGGACTGCGGACCAAGGGCAAGCACGGCAGCCGCTACCTGTACACCATCGTTCAGGTAGGGAAGGACAAGTACACCACCGGGCTGGTCGAGAAGGCGGAGGTCCCGGAGTGGAACGAGGAGTGCTGCTTCGAGCTGCTCCCCGGTATCCTGGAGGTGGAGGCGGCCGCCCGCAGCTCCTTTCCCCCGGGCAGCGGAGACCTGGTCCTCACCGTCATGCACCGGGTGCTGATCGGACTGGACGTGTTTCTGGGTCAAACCATCATTCCCCTGGACAAATTGTTTCAGGATGGACTGTGTCCGAGAGATGA ATGGTTCAAGCTAAACTCCAAGGCAGGCAGAAAGGAGAAGGAGCGTGGAGAGCTTCAGGTCACCGTCCAGTTTACTCGCAACAACATGACGGCCAGCATGTTCGACCTAACAATGAAGGACAAACCACGCTCTGCTTTTGGCAAGCTCAAAGACCGTGTCACTGGAAAGAGGAGGGGGGACATGGAGTCCTCTTCCGCCATCGTGCCTGGTCGCTACGCCGCGCTGTCAGCGTCCCCGGGGCCATTTGGAGAGGAATTTGGTGGAGATGTTATGCTGCCAGATGTGGGGACGTCTGAGGAGAAAAGGAACAAGATGAAGGATTTCTTTACAGGGAGATTGCGAAAGTCGTCTGACACCAGGTCGTGCTCATCACTGGCCTCAGAGAGCAGCGTGTCTTCCATCACCAGTGAGAAGTTCAGTCCTCCACCCATTCTGATGTCAGACCCACCCAGCTCCCCAATTTACACTACCAAAGTGAGGGTGGACTCCCTCTATGGAGAGACTGATTTAGCTAAGAAAG TGCTTACCAGTCAACACACCACAAAAGTGCTCACACACAAGCGAGCCTTCAGTGATGAAGCTAGTAAGATTACGACGGCCCTTCCCCGAGCAAACCCCACGTTAGAATCCATCAAGGGTCAGGTCATGACTCAGTCCAAGTCGTCTCTGTGCATAAATGGTAACCATGTCTACGAATCGGAGCCATCGACTCCAAAGAGCTCTGGAGCCCTGCCATCAAAGCTGGTCCTGCTGGAGAAATGCTCACCGCTGTCTCGCTCTCTGCAGAATCTGACGAAGAAAAGTGAGGACAAAGGTTCTTTTGCAGAGGGTCGACACTGGTCTTTTGACAAAACGAAGAAAGAGGAAACACAGGATGAAAAAGAAGCTCAGATGCCATCTCATCCTACTCACGAGGTTGAGTTGGAGGATCGTACTGTGCAGTCGGCAATGCCCATCACCTCCTCTGCTGCTGGTTCGCCCGAGAAAGGGAGAAAATTAAGAAAGACGTTATTCTCTAGTGGGAGGAGCGAGTCTCTCCCTGCTCGGTCTGACCTCAACCAGACGGGCTCAACAACTGAGGGCAGGCTCAGAGGCTGGTTTGGCACTGGTGACTCCCAAAACAAACCAAG GTCTCATCCAGTGAAGCCATTAACCTCGAGCCCAACAGAGAAAAAGGAGAGTCGCTCAGTGCTGGAGAAGCTCAGGTCCACCATCCACCCTGGACGCAGTGCCCATCAAGCTTCTGCTGAACCTGAGAAACGTCAG GAAGTGACTGTGGATAACTCGGCCCAGTATCAGCACCTGACCAACATGGAGCTGATctcgctgctgctgcagcaggagaTGGACATGCAGAAGCAACAAGCAGCCTCTGAGCGTCAGGACGAGAAGCTGGAGAAATGTGAGGCTGAGTTGAAGAAGGTCAAGGCTCAGGTGCGAGATATGGAGGACTACATCGATAATCTGCTACTGAGGATTATGGAGCAGACGCCGACGCTGCTCCAGGTGCGCTCTAGACATAAGTGA
- the rab11fip5b gene encoding rab11 family-interacting protein 1 isoform X1, which translates to MTLTADFHCENMMSLIDLDDDQRWVPTHVNVTVLRARGLRTKGKHGSRYLYTIVQVGKDKYTTGLVEKAEVPEWNEECCFELLPGILEVEAAARSSFPPGSGDLVLTVMHRVLIGLDVFLGQTIIPLDKLFQDGLCPRDEWFKLNSKAGRKEKERGELQVTVQFTRNNMTASMFDLTMKDKPRSAFGKLKDRVTGKRRGDMESSSAIVPGRYAALSASPGPFGEEFGGDVMLPDVGTSEEKRNKMKDFFTGRLRKSSDTRSCSSLASESSVSSITSEKFSPPPILMSDPPSSPIYTTKVRVDSLYGETDLAKKVLTSQHTTKVLTHKRAFSDEASKITTALPRANPTLESIKGQVMTQSKSSLCINGNHVYESEPSTPKSSGALPSKLVLLEKCSPLSRSLQNLTKKSEDKGSFAEGRHWSFDKTKKEETQDEKEAQMPSHPTHEVELEDRTVQSAMPITSSAAGSPEKGRKLRKTLFSSGRSESLPARSDLNQTGSTTEGRLRGWFGTGDSQNKPRLEVSAKVENRSDAPPPLPPRPSPYSPTSGHVSHDVFRDTIASPTSTPISPSIPFLPNLQRSPFFDKLIAEELQKSPTFVPCSSGSSPLCPTAEPFHPCLLRTPQESSPSKGSIKRERPRAVSRQTSLPVLQTGALNLPHSSVPRSMSESTEEHDDDSFDVFASSRLHSPEHTLHPKQTRTSPSTSRKRSHPSAQEQLASKEELLPLPLRRLLKTSAKDIYSDGWLHRGQELAVHKEAYLLSQTGVASLQRSREAECKRSKVSPDTHTCTGNSDSLSINTNVTTPSEIPLSESLKRFKYEPLEDVTDCWGGMLFEQDLYGRVCRGKYGHPKEKNHRLSLHADENVVTMTSSDSAKIIENEFSVTDLLKMSYTDSIKKDIKTHQILPGEGRTAKAPLPVTSCINNNTSFPLTLGDLNMNVNSSDFGFIDSDGSSQSEVTDTLKESKSVRADIQQLSEDPQMIPCDDKKTYDGVLKDTHLHQADNQDSSQNSQSELNNEQLDGESTVNIQEILALMVKSIKLNPLNVENEGMDEEYINCEDSDKIQKDDNGNKSVKGESSPEAVSVRLRPKGLSRQSSNESPNSWRKSGDREFIDFLSLVQNISEDFCEEPMPNNSMEAPLFYSQVVHKEEELSATNDRKNLTEFQTTPAAFIEKVNSSHIPFEHLHVKVAPNSRSPSSAKNIQTLQQPEPFSPSIPPTLTPIHCHNKCPTSMEASTVCSTTLAAASNTYSYSTTSTFTNDQALVDAPHSLLPEETHPASNLPSQESRSHPVKPLTSSPTEKKESRSVLEKLRSTIHPGRSAHQASAEPEKRQEVTVDNSAQYQHLTNMELISLLLQQEMDMQKQQAASERQDEKLEKCEAELKKVKAQVRDMEDYIDNLLLRIMEQTPTLLQVRSRHK; encoded by the exons aTGACTCTCACCGCTGACTTTCATTGTGAAAACATGATGTCCCTGATAGACCTGGATGATGACCAGCGATGGGTTCCGACCCATGTGAACGTCACTGTGCTCCGAGCCAGAGGACTGCGGACCAAGGGCAAGCACGGCAGCCGCTACCTGTACACCATCGTTCAGGTAGGGAAGGACAAGTACACCACCGGGCTGGTCGAGAAGGCGGAGGTCCCGGAGTGGAACGAGGAGTGCTGCTTCGAGCTGCTCCCCGGTATCCTGGAGGTGGAGGCGGCCGCCCGCAGCTCCTTTCCCCCGGGCAGCGGAGACCTGGTCCTCACCGTCATGCACCGGGTGCTGATCGGACTGGACGTGTTTCTGGGTCAAACCATCATTCCCCTGGACAAATTGTTTCAGGATGGACTGTGTCCGAGAGATGA ATGGTTCAAGCTAAACTCCAAGGCAGGCAGAAAGGAGAAGGAGCGTGGAGAGCTTCAGGTCACCGTCCAGTTTACTCGCAACAACATGACGGCCAGCATGTTCGACCTAACAATGAAGGACAAACCACGCTCTGCTTTTGGCAAGCTCAAAGACCGTGTCACTGGAAAGAGGAGGGGGGACATGGAGTCCTCTTCCGCCATCGTGCCTGGTCGCTACGCCGCGCTGTCAGCGTCCCCGGGGCCATTTGGAGAGGAATTTGGTGGAGATGTTATGCTGCCAGATGTGGGGACGTCTGAGGAGAAAAGGAACAAGATGAAGGATTTCTTTACAGGGAGATTGCGAAAGTCGTCTGACACCAGGTCGTGCTCATCACTGGCCTCAGAGAGCAGCGTGTCTTCCATCACCAGTGAGAAGTTCAGTCCTCCACCCATTCTGATGTCAGACCCACCCAGCTCCCCAATTTACACTACCAAAGTGAGGGTGGACTCCCTCTATGGAGAGACTGATTTAGCTAAGAAAG TGCTTACCAGTCAACACACCACAAAAGTGCTCACACACAAGCGAGCCTTCAGTGATGAAGCTAGTAAGATTACGACGGCCCTTCCCCGAGCAAACCCCACGTTAGAATCCATCAAGGGTCAGGTCATGACTCAGTCCAAGTCGTCTCTGTGCATAAATGGTAACCATGTCTACGAATCGGAGCCATCGACTCCAAAGAGCTCTGGAGCCCTGCCATCAAAGCTGGTCCTGCTGGAGAAATGCTCACCGCTGTCTCGCTCTCTGCAGAATCTGACGAAGAAAAGTGAGGACAAAGGTTCTTTTGCAGAGGGTCGACACTGGTCTTTTGACAAAACGAAGAAAGAGGAAACACAGGATGAAAAAGAAGCTCAGATGCCATCTCATCCTACTCACGAGGTTGAGTTGGAGGATCGTACTGTGCAGTCGGCAATGCCCATCACCTCCTCTGCTGCTGGTTCGCCCGAGAAAGGGAGAAAATTAAGAAAGACGTTATTCTCTAGTGGGAGGAGCGAGTCTCTCCCTGCTCGGTCTGACCTCAACCAGACGGGCTCAACAACTGAGGGCAGGCTCAGAGGCTGGTTTGGCACTGGTGACTCCCAAAACAAACCAAG GCTTGAAGTTTCTGCTAAAGTAGAAAACCGCTCAGATGCACCCCCTCCCCTTCCTCCTCGCCCATCTCCTTATTCACCCACCTCTGGTCACGTCTCACATGATGTCTTCAGGGACACAATAGCCTCACCCACCTCCACCCCCATCTCCCCTTCCATACCATTTCTACCAAATTTGCAGCGAAGCCCATTTTTTGACAAGCTCATAGCTGAAGAGTTGCAGAAATCACCCACTTTTGTGCCTTGCTCTTCTGGCTCTTCCCCCCTTTGTCCCACAGCTGAGCCTTTTCACCCTTGTTTGCTCCGCACGCCTCAGGAATCTTCTCCAAGCAAGGGATCTATAAAGCGTGAGCGCCCCAGAGCCGTGAGTAGGCAGACATCCCTTCCTGTATTACAGACCGGAGCGCTAAACCTCCCTCACTCCTCCGTGCCTCGCTCCATGTCAGAAAGTACAGAGGAACATGATGACGACTCCTTTGACGTGTTTGCCTCCAGTAGGCTTCACTCACCTGAACACACTCTCCATCCAAAACAGACGAGAACCAGCCCCAGTACATCTCGTAAACGCAGTCACCCCTCAGCACAAGAACAGCTTGCAAGTAAAGAGGAACTTCTGCCTTTACCTCTGAGGAGGCTTTTAAAAACTTCAGCAAAAGACATCTACTCTGATGGATGGTTGCACAGGGGTCAAGAACTCGCTGTCCACAAAGAGGCCTATCTCCTCTCTCAGACCGGCGTGGCCTCGCTTCAACGAAGTCGAGAAGCTGAATGCAAAAGAAGCAAAGTATCCCCAGacactcacacatgcacaggGAACTCTGACTCTCTCAGCATCAACACAAATGTTACAACTCCGTCGGAAATACCATTAAGTGAGAGTCTCAAAAGGTTCAAATATGAACCCTTGGAGGATGTAACTGATTGCTGGGGAGGGATGTTGTTTGAGCAAGACCTTTATGGACGCGTTTGTCGAGGAAAATATGGACATCCAAAGGAAAAGAACCATCGTTTATCACTACATGCTGACGAAAATGTGGTCACAATGACTTCCTCGGATTCTGCAAAGATTATTGAGAATGAATTTTCAGTTACAGACCTTTTAAAGATGTCATACACtgattcaataaaaaaagacatcaaGACACATCAGATTTTGCCTGGAGAAGGCCGGACAGCAAAGGCTCCTCTGCCTGTAACGTCATGCATCAACAACAACACGTCTTTCCCGTTGACTTTAGGAGATCTTAACATGAATGTAAATAGCAGTGACTTTGGCTTTATTGATTCTGATGGATCTTCCCAGTCGGAGGTAACTGATACTCTTAAAGAGAGCAAAAGTGTCCGAGCAGACATTCAACAACTTTCAGAAGATCCACAGATGATTCCATGTGATGACAAGAAAACATATGATGGTGTTTTGAAAGATACACACTTACATCAGGCAGATAACCAAGATAGTAGCCAAAACAGTCAAAGTGAGCTTAATAATGAACAATTAGATGGTGAATCCACAGTAAACATCCAAGAGATTCTTGCTTTGATGGTAAAAAGCATCAAACTAAATCcattaaatgttgaaaatgaagGCATGGATGAAGAATACATAAATTGTGAAGATAGTGATAAGATACAGAAGGATGATAATGGCAACAAATCTGTTAAGGGAGAATCAAGTCCAGAAGCCGTCAGTGTACGTTTAAGACCAAAAGGATTGTCACGACAGAGCAGCAACGAAAGTCCAAACAGCTGGAGAAAAAGTGGAGATAGAGAGTTTATAGATTTTTTGTCTCTTGTACAAAATATTTCTGAGGATTTCTGTGAAGAACCAATGCCCAATAACTCCATGGAAGCCCCTCTTTTCTACTCGCAGGTAGTACATAAAGAGGAAGAACTCAGTGCCACCAATGACCGGAAAAATTTGACTGAATTTCAAACAACACCAGCTGCTTTCATTGAAAAAGTAAATTCCTCACATATCCCTTTCGAACACCTTCACGTCAAAGTAGCTCCAAACTCCAGATCTCCCTCTAGTGCAAAGAATATCCAAACTTTGCAACAGCCTGAACCTTTTTCTCCCTCCATCCCTCCCACACTTACACCCATTCATTGCCATAACAAGTGTCCCACAAGCATGGAGGCAAGTACTGTTTGCAGCACTACGCTGGCTGCAGCTTCCAACACATACTCCTACTCTACCACCTCCACCTTCACCAATGACCAGGCCCTAGTCGATGCACCGCACTCCCTTTTGCCCGAGGAGACACATCCAGCTAGCAACCTGCCCAGTCAGGAGAGCAG GTCTCATCCAGTGAAGCCATTAACCTCGAGCCCAACAGAGAAAAAGGAGAGTCGCTCAGTGCTGGAGAAGCTCAGGTCCACCATCCACCCTGGACGCAGTGCCCATCAAGCTTCTGCTGAACCTGAGAAACGTCAG GAAGTGACTGTGGATAACTCGGCCCAGTATCAGCACCTGACCAACATGGAGCTGATctcgctgctgctgcagcaggagaTGGACATGCAGAAGCAACAAGCAGCCTCTGAGCGTCAGGACGAGAAGCTGGAGAAATGTGAGGCTGAGTTGAAGAAGGTCAAGGCTCAGGTGCGAGATATGGAGGACTACATCGATAATCTGCTACTGAGGATTATGGAGCAGACGCCGACGCTGCTCCAGGTGCGCTCTAGACATAAGTGA
- the rab11fip5b gene encoding rab11 family-interacting protein 1 isoform X2 — translation MTASMFDLTMKDKPRSAFGKLKDRVTGKRRGDMESSSAIVPGRYAALSASPGPFGEEFGGDVMLPDVGTSEEKRNKMKDFFTGRLRKSSDTRSCSSLASESSVSSITSEKFSPPPILMSDPPSSPIYTTKVRVDSLYGETDLAKKVLTSQHTTKVLTHKRAFSDEASKITTALPRANPTLESIKGQVMTQSKSSLCINGNHVYESEPSTPKSSGALPSKLVLLEKCSPLSRSLQNLTKKSEDKGSFAEGRHWSFDKTKKEETQDEKEAQMPSHPTHEVELEDRTVQSAMPITSSAAGSPEKGRKLRKTLFSSGRSESLPARSDLNQTGSTTEGRLRGWFGTGDSQNKPRLEVSAKVENRSDAPPPLPPRPSPYSPTSGHVSHDVFRDTIASPTSTPISPSIPFLPNLQRSPFFDKLIAEELQKSPTFVPCSSGSSPLCPTAEPFHPCLLRTPQESSPSKGSIKRERPRAVSRQTSLPVLQTGALNLPHSSVPRSMSESTEEHDDDSFDVFASSRLHSPEHTLHPKQTRTSPSTSRKRSHPSAQEQLASKEELLPLPLRRLLKTSAKDIYSDGWLHRGQELAVHKEAYLLSQTGVASLQRSREAECKRSKVSPDTHTCTGNSDSLSINTNVTTPSEIPLSESLKRFKYEPLEDVTDCWGGMLFEQDLYGRVCRGKYGHPKEKNHRLSLHADENVVTMTSSDSAKIIENEFSVTDLLKMSYTDSIKKDIKTHQILPGEGRTAKAPLPVTSCINNNTSFPLTLGDLNMNVNSSDFGFIDSDGSSQSEVTDTLKESKSVRADIQQLSEDPQMIPCDDKKTYDGVLKDTHLHQADNQDSSQNSQSELNNEQLDGESTVNIQEILALMVKSIKLNPLNVENEGMDEEYINCEDSDKIQKDDNGNKSVKGESSPEAVSVRLRPKGLSRQSSNESPNSWRKSGDREFIDFLSLVQNISEDFCEEPMPNNSMEAPLFYSQVVHKEEELSATNDRKNLTEFQTTPAAFIEKVNSSHIPFEHLHVKVAPNSRSPSSAKNIQTLQQPEPFSPSIPPTLTPIHCHNKCPTSMEASTVCSTTLAAASNTYSYSTTSTFTNDQALVDAPHSLLPEETHPASNLPSQESRSHPVKPLTSSPTEKKESRSVLEKLRSTIHPGRSAHQASAEPEKRQEVTVDNSAQYQHLTNMELISLLLQQEMDMQKQQAASERQDEKLEKCEAELKKVKAQVRDMEDYIDNLLLRIMEQTPTLLQVRSRHK, via the exons ATGACGGCCAGCATGTTCGACCTAACAATGAAGGACAAACCACGCTCTGCTTTTGGCAAGCTCAAAGACCGTGTCACTGGAAAGAGGAGGGGGGACATGGAGTCCTCTTCCGCCATCGTGCCTGGTCGCTACGCCGCGCTGTCAGCGTCCCCGGGGCCATTTGGAGAGGAATTTGGTGGAGATGTTATGCTGCCAGATGTGGGGACGTCTGAGGAGAAAAGGAACAAGATGAAGGATTTCTTTACAGGGAGATTGCGAAAGTCGTCTGACACCAGGTCGTGCTCATCACTGGCCTCAGAGAGCAGCGTGTCTTCCATCACCAGTGAGAAGTTCAGTCCTCCACCCATTCTGATGTCAGACCCACCCAGCTCCCCAATTTACACTACCAAAGTGAGGGTGGACTCCCTCTATGGAGAGACTGATTTAGCTAAGAAAG TGCTTACCAGTCAACACACCACAAAAGTGCTCACACACAAGCGAGCCTTCAGTGATGAAGCTAGTAAGATTACGACGGCCCTTCCCCGAGCAAACCCCACGTTAGAATCCATCAAGGGTCAGGTCATGACTCAGTCCAAGTCGTCTCTGTGCATAAATGGTAACCATGTCTACGAATCGGAGCCATCGACTCCAAAGAGCTCTGGAGCCCTGCCATCAAAGCTGGTCCTGCTGGAGAAATGCTCACCGCTGTCTCGCTCTCTGCAGAATCTGACGAAGAAAAGTGAGGACAAAGGTTCTTTTGCAGAGGGTCGACACTGGTCTTTTGACAAAACGAAGAAAGAGGAAACACAGGATGAAAAAGAAGCTCAGATGCCATCTCATCCTACTCACGAGGTTGAGTTGGAGGATCGTACTGTGCAGTCGGCAATGCCCATCACCTCCTCTGCTGCTGGTTCGCCCGAGAAAGGGAGAAAATTAAGAAAGACGTTATTCTCTAGTGGGAGGAGCGAGTCTCTCCCTGCTCGGTCTGACCTCAACCAGACGGGCTCAACAACTGAGGGCAGGCTCAGAGGCTGGTTTGGCACTGGTGACTCCCAAAACAAACCAAG GCTTGAAGTTTCTGCTAAAGTAGAAAACCGCTCAGATGCACCCCCTCCCCTTCCTCCTCGCCCATCTCCTTATTCACCCACCTCTGGTCACGTCTCACATGATGTCTTCAGGGACACAATAGCCTCACCCACCTCCACCCCCATCTCCCCTTCCATACCATTTCTACCAAATTTGCAGCGAAGCCCATTTTTTGACAAGCTCATAGCTGAAGAGTTGCAGAAATCACCCACTTTTGTGCCTTGCTCTTCTGGCTCTTCCCCCCTTTGTCCCACAGCTGAGCCTTTTCACCCTTGTTTGCTCCGCACGCCTCAGGAATCTTCTCCAAGCAAGGGATCTATAAAGCGTGAGCGCCCCAGAGCCGTGAGTAGGCAGACATCCCTTCCTGTATTACAGACCGGAGCGCTAAACCTCCCTCACTCCTCCGTGCCTCGCTCCATGTCAGAAAGTACAGAGGAACATGATGACGACTCCTTTGACGTGTTTGCCTCCAGTAGGCTTCACTCACCTGAACACACTCTCCATCCAAAACAGACGAGAACCAGCCCCAGTACATCTCGTAAACGCAGTCACCCCTCAGCACAAGAACAGCTTGCAAGTAAAGAGGAACTTCTGCCTTTACCTCTGAGGAGGCTTTTAAAAACTTCAGCAAAAGACATCTACTCTGATGGATGGTTGCACAGGGGTCAAGAACTCGCTGTCCACAAAGAGGCCTATCTCCTCTCTCAGACCGGCGTGGCCTCGCTTCAACGAAGTCGAGAAGCTGAATGCAAAAGAAGCAAAGTATCCCCAGacactcacacatgcacaggGAACTCTGACTCTCTCAGCATCAACACAAATGTTACAACTCCGTCGGAAATACCATTAAGTGAGAGTCTCAAAAGGTTCAAATATGAACCCTTGGAGGATGTAACTGATTGCTGGGGAGGGATGTTGTTTGAGCAAGACCTTTATGGACGCGTTTGTCGAGGAAAATATGGACATCCAAAGGAAAAGAACCATCGTTTATCACTACATGCTGACGAAAATGTGGTCACAATGACTTCCTCGGATTCTGCAAAGATTATTGAGAATGAATTTTCAGTTACAGACCTTTTAAAGATGTCATACACtgattcaataaaaaaagacatcaaGACACATCAGATTTTGCCTGGAGAAGGCCGGACAGCAAAGGCTCCTCTGCCTGTAACGTCATGCATCAACAACAACACGTCTTTCCCGTTGACTTTAGGAGATCTTAACATGAATGTAAATAGCAGTGACTTTGGCTTTATTGATTCTGATGGATCTTCCCAGTCGGAGGTAACTGATACTCTTAAAGAGAGCAAAAGTGTCCGAGCAGACATTCAACAACTTTCAGAAGATCCACAGATGATTCCATGTGATGACAAGAAAACATATGATGGTGTTTTGAAAGATACACACTTACATCAGGCAGATAACCAAGATAGTAGCCAAAACAGTCAAAGTGAGCTTAATAATGAACAATTAGATGGTGAATCCACAGTAAACATCCAAGAGATTCTTGCTTTGATGGTAAAAAGCATCAAACTAAATCcattaaatgttgaaaatgaagGCATGGATGAAGAATACATAAATTGTGAAGATAGTGATAAGATACAGAAGGATGATAATGGCAACAAATCTGTTAAGGGAGAATCAAGTCCAGAAGCCGTCAGTGTACGTTTAAGACCAAAAGGATTGTCACGACAGAGCAGCAACGAAAGTCCAAACAGCTGGAGAAAAAGTGGAGATAGAGAGTTTATAGATTTTTTGTCTCTTGTACAAAATATTTCTGAGGATTTCTGTGAAGAACCAATGCCCAATAACTCCATGGAAGCCCCTCTTTTCTACTCGCAGGTAGTACATAAAGAGGAAGAACTCAGTGCCACCAATGACCGGAAAAATTTGACTGAATTTCAAACAACACCAGCTGCTTTCATTGAAAAAGTAAATTCCTCACATATCCCTTTCGAACACCTTCACGTCAAAGTAGCTCCAAACTCCAGATCTCCCTCTAGTGCAAAGAATATCCAAACTTTGCAACAGCCTGAACCTTTTTCTCCCTCCATCCCTCCCACACTTACACCCATTCATTGCCATAACAAGTGTCCCACAAGCATGGAGGCAAGTACTGTTTGCAGCACTACGCTGGCTGCAGCTTCCAACACATACTCCTACTCTACCACCTCCACCTTCACCAATGACCAGGCCCTAGTCGATGCACCGCACTCCCTTTTGCCCGAGGAGACACATCCAGCTAGCAACCTGCCCAGTCAGGAGAGCAG GTCTCATCCAGTGAAGCCATTAACCTCGAGCCCAACAGAGAAAAAGGAGAGTCGCTCAGTGCTGGAGAAGCTCAGGTCCACCATCCACCCTGGACGCAGTGCCCATCAAGCTTCTGCTGAACCTGAGAAACGTCAG GAAGTGACTGTGGATAACTCGGCCCAGTATCAGCACCTGACCAACATGGAGCTGATctcgctgctgctgcagcaggagaTGGACATGCAGAAGCAACAAGCAGCCTCTGAGCGTCAGGACGAGAAGCTGGAGAAATGTGAGGCTGAGTTGAAGAAGGTCAAGGCTCAGGTGCGAGATATGGAGGACTACATCGATAATCTGCTACTGAGGATTATGGAGCAGACGCCGACGCTGCTCCAGGTGCGCTCTAGACATAAGTGA